From the genome of Helicobacter sp. 11S03491-1:
TAACCATTAACTATCCCATCAATAAAAATACTCTTAAAGAAATTCATAGCTTCATTGCTAAAGATTTGGTTCAAAGACAAAATCTTGGATCAATGAGAAACATGGATGTCAAAATAAGTGGTAGCACCTATATTCCATTATCAAGCGGGGATAGGCTTAATGCCGAATTAGATTATTTATTCAAAATCTATCAAAGCATTCATGACCCTTTCAACAGAGCTATTTATCTTCATCATAACTTAGCCTATTTGCAATATTTTCAAGACTGCAATAAAAGGACAGCCAGAACAATGCAGTTTATTTCTTTTAAAAATGATAAAGTAATGCCTTTTATCATTACCGAATATGATGAAAGTGTTTATTCACAATATCGTAAGGCGCTTGTTGTATATTATCATACAGGCGACTACGAACCCTACAAAGAATTTTTTATACAAGGATATGAAAAAATCCATCAAGACTTACTCAGATGGCAAGGCAAAGGAATAGAAAAAAATAAAGTTTTCAAACACAAATCCCCTCAAGAAAAAAATCAAAAGAAATTCCAAGACCACCGCAAAGAAGAAACAAAATCAA
Proteins encoded in this window:
- a CDS encoding Fic family protein; amino-acid sequence: MDYNPQFLDNMNIWNEKELKILHEMTQDMPLEVFLNSTGDKGLIEAYGFDFVYTSAKIEGNTYDRFETLDLLEMGITAGGKKYTDAIMILNLKEAYKNILTINYPINKNTLKEIHSFIAKDLVQRQNLGSMRNMDVKISGSTYIPLSSGDRLNAELDYLFKIYQSIHDPFNRAIYLHHNLAYLQYFQDCNKRTARTMQFISFKNDKVMPFIITEYDESVYSQYRKALVVYYHTGDYEPYKEFFIQGYEKIHQDLLRWQGKGIEKNKVFKHKSPQEKNQKKFQDHRKEETKSNTGRK